A window of Microtus ochrogaster isolate Prairie Vole_2 unplaced genomic scaffold, MicOch1.0 UNK69, whole genome shotgun sequence genomic DNA:
TTTTTTGGTGTTGCTTGAGATGGTCGGATCTCATGAACTGCCGGCCACACTCCAAGCATTTATGTGGCCGGTCTCTGGTGTGGATTCGTCTATGTCGTCCGAGCTCATCAGAGCGGAAGAAAGACCACGTGCAGCCTTCCCAGTCACACACGTAGGGCTTCTCACCTAGGGAGGGACAAGGGAAAGTTAaactgagcagaaaaaaaaaaacacagtgggaagaaagagaTCTAGTTCTGGGGCAAGAGGATTTAAAGTAGAGAGATCAAAAGGGAAGACGAAGGAACCAGTGGGAGGCAGGACCACCAGATGGAATGGGGAGCTAGTGATTCCAACCCCAGAGGGCTTGATTCCAAGCTTGGAAGAGAAAGGGCCAATCCTAATAAATCAGTGGTCCtgcataaatcaaaaaaaaagaaaagaaagatagccAGACAATTGGCTCAGTTGTTGCTTTTGTTGCACTtgcaggacccaggttcaagtcccagcacctacatggtggttcacaaccatctgcttAGCTCTAGTTCTGAGGGATTCaagcttcttctgacctccatcgGAGGGACCAGGTATGCACGCAGTTTACAGACattcatgaaggcaaaatactcattcacataataaaatcaaaaacattttttgaaagagCAAAGATCCCTGCATCCCTTCTCCACCCAACACCTCACTCACCCGTGTGTTTACGCTGATGACTCACGAGGTGGGAGCGCTTGGTGTAAGCTTTCCCGCAGTTTTCATACAGGCAGACATAAGGCCTTGAAGCTGGAGATGGCCTCCCAGATGCCTCTGCTGAAGTACTGGGGCTCTCTGAACCCTGTGGACTAGGTGTGGGCTGCTCAGATACGAAAGGTCCTTCCTGGGAACTTGACTGTGTCACAAGCGAGTCCTGGGAATCTAAAGTCAGCAATGGCTGAAGCCTAGCTGGGGGCATCCCAAGATTGTAGGGATTTAAGTGCAGCATCCGATCCATCGATGGAGGCATGGCACAGGCCCCGCTGGGAGCCATGCCTTGGACCAACAATATTCCATTATTTAAAGAGCCTGTGGTAGCAGGTACTGTTGAGGGGACAGGATAAGGCATCGGTGGGACACTGCTGCAGGCCATTACTGGGACGCCGCTGGAAGCTGAGCCTAGCAGGCCACTGTGAGGCATCAGATTCTCACTGAAGGCTAAGTTCACTCCCACCAGAGTACCTGGACTCCCTAAGGACATCATGTGGGATCCCGTGTCAATCATTCTGCTGGGTTGGTGGATAGACGGTGGCTGATGATACATCTGGGAAGGTGTAGGAGGCAGTGGGGAGGAGTACCTCACACCATGCTCAGGTAGGGACAGAATGACCTTTGACCCCCCTTCACCCTCACTCTGCCTGGACTCCTCAGCGGGTAACACATACGGCCTTGACATATTGGATACGTGTTGAGTGGCGGCTGGAGTGGGTGGCTGATGAACTCCACCGATCCCAGAAGGCACTGACAGATGCAGCATTGGTGTCGGCCTCTCATTATCCTAGAAGAAAGAGTCGAGTGAACCAAAGTCCGCTTTGCTCTACTCCTTGGCTCCACACACCTCTCCTCCACACCCCGAAGCATAGGCATGAACGGACCATGGCTTATGTCCACCTTGGGCTGGCTGGAACTCGCTGTGCAACCGAGGCTGTCCCCTACTTCTAACAATCCCCCTGCCTCGTTCTATTGCTAAGTATTAGGTTTAAACATGAGCTGCTACGCCTGACTTACAGATGCTATACTCATCAAGGGACCTATTTGGTTTGGATTCTGTGGCCCTTGTGATTTTGAATCCACCTGGGAGAGCTCACCATTTTATTGGAATTCTGTCTGGTCATGGAGCTTACCAAATCTCCAGTGACAACAGGGATGTCAAGGGTCAGTTCTCAGCTCTTCTGAACCCCAGAATGGGCACAAGATTAAgacctgagccaggcagtggtggcgcacgcctttaatcccagcacttgggaggcagaggcaggcagatctctgtgagttcNNNNNNNNNNNNNNNNNNNNNNNNNNNNNNNNNNNNNNNNNNNNNNNNNNNNNNNNNNNNNNNNNNNNNNNNNNNNNNNNNNNNNNNNNNNNNNNNNNNNNNNNNNNNNNNNNNNNNNNNNNNNNNNNNNNNNNNNNNNNNNNNNNNNNNNNNNNNNNNNNNNNNNNNNNNNNNNNNNNNNNNNNNNNNNNNNNNNNNNNNNNNNNNNNNNNNNNNNNNNNNNNNNNNNNNNNNNNNNNNNNNNNNNNNNNNNNNNNNNNNNNNNNNNNNNNNNNNNNNNNNNNNNNNNNNNNNNNNNNNNNNNNNNNNNNNNNNNNNNNNNNNNNNNNNNNNNNNNNNNNNNNNNNNNNNNNNNNNNNNNNNNNNNNNNNNNNNNNNNNNNNNNNNNNNNNNNNNNNNNNNNNNNNNNNNNNNNNNNNNNNNNNNNNNNNNNNNNNNNNNNNNNNNNNNNNNNNNNNNNNNNNNNNNNNNNNNNNNNNNNNNNNNNNNNNNNNNNNNNNNNNNNNNNNNNNNNNNNNNNNNNNNNNNNNNNNNNNNNNNNNNNNNNNNNNNNNNNNNNNNNNNNNNNNNNNNNNNNNNNNNNNNNNNNNNNNNNNNNNNNNNNNNNNNNNNNNNNNNNNNNNNNNNNNNNNNNNNNNNNNNNNNNNNNNNNNNNNNNNNNNNNNNNNNNNNNNNNNNNNNNNNNNNNNNNNNNNNNNNNNNNNNNNNNNNNNNNNNNNNNNNNNNNNNNNNNNNNNNNNNNNNNNNNNNNNNNNNNNNNNNNNNNNNNNNNNNNNNNNNNNNNNNNNNNNNNNNNNNNNNNNNNNNNNNNNNNNNNNNNNNNNNNNNNNNNNNNNNNNNNNNNNNNNNNNNNNNNNNNNNNNNNatcattacaaatggttgtgagccaccatgtggttgctgggaattgaactcaggacctttggaagagcaggcaatgctcttaagccatctctccagcccctttctttcttcttttctgtagttttggaacctgtcctggaactagctcttgtagaccagactgacttcaaactccgagatccacctgcctctgccttctgagtgctgggattaaaggcatgcgcaccactgcctggcgactcaatacatttaaaattaaagtgcAAATCGCTAGATTAGGGACTTCAGGACTAATGCTAATGTGGCTATTAGTCACCTGTGTTacattagaaattttaaaagcattccaTTGTTGGCACAAAAAACTGAGATCTAgactagaaatataaaaataaatatataaaactatatataaatatatagtaaatacatatataaaactatatacaaactATATACAGAAGCTACACAGAATCTGGGTTGACACCAATTTCCATGAGAACCACAAGGAAAATAGTTACAGATTAGACCCAAAAGGAATTGGTGAGCTGGATGTGTTGACacatgggtggcagaggcaggtggatctctgtctacatagtgagttccaggatagtaaGTCAAGTGGTGGCGGCGCaggcctttaaactcagcactcgggaggctgaagcaggcggatctctgagttcgaggccagcctggtctacagagcgagt
This region includes:
- the Klf17 gene encoding Krueppel-like factor 17; this translates as MEREVEWQAAHQPPKDNERPTPMLHLSVPSGIGGVHQPPTPAATQHVSNMSRPYVLPAEESRQSEGEGGSKVILSLPEHGVRYSSPLPPTPSQMYHQPPSIHQPSRMIDTGSHMMSLGSPGTLVGVNLAFSENLMPHSGLLGSASSGVPVMACSSVPPMPYPVPSTVPATTGSLNNGILLVQGMAPSGACAMPPSMDRMLHLNPYNLGMPPARLQPLLTLDSQDSLVTQSSSQEGPFVSEQPTPSPQGSESPSTSAEASGRPSPASRPYVCLYENCGKAYTKRSHLVSHQRKHTGEKPYVCDWEGCTWSFFRSDELGRHRRIHTRDRPHKCLECGRQFMRSDHLKQHQKTHQRMPDFPTPQANSKQADEQIGGPPAPGQGL